A segment of the Manihot esculenta cultivar AM560-2 chromosome 13, M.esculenta_v8, whole genome shotgun sequence genome:
ATGCAGAGTTGCAGTGAACCGAAGGTTCAGGTGTGACTAGCATTGAGGTCCCCTACCaaaagagaagagagaagaacTAGGTCACCATGGCTTAGATACAGGAAACTCATCGTACTTTAACGACGAATTTTACActtgaaaaaagaataaaaataaagcataTACTCCTCAATTaattactatttataataaaaagttttttttatatatatattttacttttagaaTCAAGTACAAAATCAAAGATGGTCCAAAGAAATGTACGTGTAAAAAAGCACCTGAAAACACCATGACTAAATAAAATGCCCACAAGTCCGTTCTATGAACCTCAAGAAACTGAGCCTCTTCTCCGCCGTCTTTGCAGGGCTGGAGAAACTCCCCCAccctaataaataaataaaatcattcaCATGCTAATAagaaagatttttttaaaaaaattaattaataatttcaggCATTATTAAATAGGtatatcaaataatatataaatttgtttccAAAGGCCCTCTTTTGGGACCCTCTGCGTCTTTATCTATAACTTTTTGTCCTTGTTTCTTTGCAGCTATATcgtcttcctttcttcttcaaCAGCCTCTTTCGTTTGTTATATATTTGTTAAATTGATTGATTAATGTCTACTTCTTCGTCGTCTGACAATGGTGGAAATGGGAATGGAAGTGGTAGAGGGAATGGGAGTGGTAGAGGGAATGGGAGTGGTAGAGGGAATGGTAGCGGAGTAAGAGGAGAATACGAAGGGCCACCAAGGACTCGTCCACGTACCATTAACGAGGTCTGGCCTGAGCCTTTTCTAGAGGCTCTTGCTGCCCAGGTTGCCATTGATGCTTCTCGCATTTTTGGCCGACTCGCCGCAGCTCAAGCTCTTGCCAATGTGTTTCAGGTGTGTTGATAATCTTGATCTTTATATATATGGATTCACCATCTGTGCTTGTATGAATAAGAACTAGCCAACTTTGTGGTTAGTTGAGGATTATTGATTGAGATATCCTTAGTGATATTGGGCTTTGATTTGTTTATATAATCTTGGTAATCAGTTAGAGAGAGTTGGCAATAGAATAGAATCAGCGACACATTGTTCCAAGAATGGACAAAAGTCTTGTTCTAGTTAACGTGCTGCCTGGGACCATGCAGGATACTATAATTTCATAAACTCCAATTTTCAGATTATGATTTGagattctttcttttttttttctttttttttttcctttaatttcaATGCAATATATACATGTATACAAGCTTGGAAACTGAAGAAATTGCTGACATTGTAATGAGCATCTAAGGAGAAACTGAGCCTATGGAAACAACTGCTTTTGATAGGTCAATTTCTAACCAAATTTGTAGTCTCTTTCAGATTCTGTAATTTCAATCTTTGCAAATTTACTTCCTTCTGCCATTACAGATGGTCTATTTTTGTGCCCCCCTTTTCATATCTTGAGGAAAAGGGCTTTTTTGGGCATGCATATCCTCTTCCCTTTCTTGGCATGATCCTTTTTAAGCTCTAGAATCTCTTGCCTTTTTGACTGAACTTTCTTATCTCTCTAGAAAATCTATCCAAGATACATGCTTTTGTAAAATAATAGTCTTCTTATTTCATAAGCTTCGTTCTTTTCGCTTCTTGAaaatgttaattaattattataatagtcTTCTCTATTAGGCTTTTGAATGGATCTCGCAAGTTGATTAGTTGCGTCAGTCAAAAGCCAGCGCGTGCAATGCCAAAAAGCACATAGAGTCCAATGCTGGTTTTGTAAACTGATGTCTCCTTGTCAATTCAGAGAGAGAAGTTCTTCTCGCTGATGCTTAAGCCCAGAGTCAGTTGGTGActtctcttttgtttttttctccTCTCCTATAGCTCTCATTGTTTTCTCCATTAAATCCTTTGTAGGGCGTAGTTGAATTATGAAATTTCATTCTCTATACTCAACTGCCATCCTAGTTAAAATTGTTTGAATGGGTATGTGTTGGGAAGTAGAAGTTTTAAGAGAAAGGGTCAATGAAATAGCAGAAAAGGCATGCAAGCGAGAGAAGATATAGATTCGCTTCTTTTAACGAAACAGGCCTTTAGCCAACTCTTTCTTGGAAATGAAAGAGAGAGAAATCTTGTGGGGAAGCACGCTCGAAGTTGTAATCCTATGTTTTATACATTTATGTATAAGCTTTACAGATATATACATGTATATATTTGTTGGACCACAGCTCATGGGTTTTTGTCTTTTTCTGTTCTTTCTCAAATCTGTCCAACCAATCCAAAATTTTCCAATTGCTTATTTTTCTAACGttattttatgctttttctCTTGTTTCTTCTTTTATCTTTGTGTCCCATGGAAAGATCGTGTATAGATGTCGCATTGTACTTGGTGTACTTATCCTGAGGGATGAATTGAATAATAACAAAATCTTGCAATAACTACATAACAATAAAGAGGGTGGAGTCACAGTCTCCCTGATAATAGGATATAGGATGTTAATGAGGCTTTGCACCAGTACTTGTCTGTCTCTCTCTGCTACAAGACAAGTCCATTCTCCATTGATACAACACACTACCCATCTTTCCTTTATTTAGAATTCTGACTGCTCCTGTCTTCTGACATCTGAACCAAAAACCACGTCTCTTCTCATCTCTCTCGTCCTTCACATCCACAGctgcttctctctctctctctctctctctctctctctctccccctctGCTCTATCTGTGTCCTGCCTCTCCTGCTGTGGTGGCAGCTTCAAGTCCTCTCAATTATCATTAAAGCTAAATTGATTGTTTGCCCTATGAAATGCTGATGGAGTTACGCTTGTCTCCCTTTTTAGCCTGGCGATTCCTTCTCTTTCGTCTTGCTGCTGAACGTTCACATGCCAAACATCTCAAGCTTATTTCACGTCCTTTGCTGCTCAGTCTTCTGATTCATTGATTCTATCTGTAACTGTAATGAGTTTGAATATTCGTTTGATGAGCTTACACTTAAACTATTTATAAAACaaattttttgtaaatattataattgacTGGTGAATGGAAGAAGTtttaatgtaaacaacctattTATTCCATCATAATATAAAGATTTGTTCCAATACTGGGAAAATTTTAGAAGACATGCATGGACTTGACATGTGTTTACTTTGTTTTTACGAGGGTTCCTGCTTACGCGCATGTTTCATGCATGACCGTCCTTAATGTCTACGTGGTGTTTTCTTCGCTTCCAGGTGTGTTCCACATGGCGTGCCGTCTCTCGCTCCGATCTCCTTTGGCGCCGTCTCTCTAGCCGTATCTGGGGCCGCACTCACCTCCTCCATGATACGTGGCATGATGAGTATATTTACCGTCATCGCACCGCTAGGAACTTCCGTACCGGTACATCATCCCATTTTAACCTTCATTTTGATCCTGCTGATGTCGACGACCCCAACGATCCCGACGCTCTCATGTGCCGCTGCCTTGCTCTTTCAGACAAATACCTAGCCTGTGGCTTCGCTAACGGTGCCGTCCGCCTGTTCGACCTAGACACGCGTCTTCACGCGCGTACCTTCCTCCCCCAGCACCGTGACCGCCTGGGCCGATTCTCCCGCGCTGTCTCAGGCATCATCATTAACGATGCCCAGTTAGTTTTTGCTACATTAGATGGGGACATCCATGTGGCAATTATAACCAGCAACGCAGCCCCACGTAGGGTCCACTTTGGTGACGTGGTGACTGACGGAGCACTGGTACACTTCACGGGTCGTGGGCAATGGTGGGTGGGCCTTCATGCTGGAGTTCCAGGCCGGGCCTTTCACATATGGGATGGAAACACCGAACAACTCACTTACGTTGGGGGGTTACTGACGGATCCGGACTCAGTTAGAGGTTGGCACACATTAACCGAGTTGACCGAGTTAGTGGGTCGAGTAAGGGTTACGAACCATGAAACGGCGGTGGCATGCACGAGTATGAGGCTGGTGGTATTTAATCTGCGAAACCCAGAGATAATACTGCAGCAGGAG
Coding sequences within it:
- the LOC110629748 gene encoding transcriptional regulator STERILE APETALA — protein: MSTSSSSDNGGNGNGSGRGNGSGRGNGSGRGNGSGVRGEYEGPPRTRPRTINEVWPEPFLEALAAQVAIDASRIFGRLAAAQALANVFQVCSTWRAVSRSDLLWRRLSSRIWGRTHLLHDTWHDEYIYRHRTARNFRTGTSSHFNLHFDPADVDDPNDPDALMCRCLALSDKYLACGFANGAVRLFDLDTRLHARTFLPQHRDRLGRFSRAVSGIIINDAQLVFATLDGDIHVAIITSNAAPRRVHFGDVVTDGALVHFTGRGQWWVGLHAGVPGRAFHIWDGNTEQLTYVGGLLTDPDSVRGWHTLTELTELVGRVRVTNHETAVACTSMRLVVFNLRNPEIILQQEEPRRGLIVGCFDLWNDAYVAVDNRGLGIVRRVSTFQEMCRFNVRPHRGAIGCINGGYALICAGGVTRVWEIEQREGEELGELREYLYNLRERVGEVNALVADDRHVAASSREGSIHVWDFGAQ